The genomic window GCAATTTCTTTTCAGCATGGCCAAATGTTCATCAAGTGAATCCTTGTGCTGTTCATCTTTATGGGAATAGCTAATAAATACTTTAATTGACATGGTTTGGCTTTCGTAAATTATTGACAGCAAATATTGCGATAAAACGGGGACAGAATCATTGATTCTTAGCAGTCATCACTTCACCCCCACCCCCAACCAAGCATCCGAAGTCAGCGCCCCCTTCAGCTTAGGCAGTGTCTCTTCCAGCCAAGCCAGTGCGAGCTTTTCTTTCTCGCGCCACATCTCTTCGCCCAATCCCTTCTTCATCATCTGTATCGGCGCGCTGCCCTTGACCATGCTGTCCCAGAATTCGCCAGTGCTACCGACGGGGAAGGCTTTGGTGACGCTGCGTATCTCGATGTTGCGGAATCCGGCTTTTTCCATCTCTTGTTTGAAGCGTTCGGGGTTTTCCAGTGTGGTGACGGAGCGTTGCGGTTGCGGCAGGTCGGGCTTGATGGCGCGCAGTGCGCCGAATAGGGTTTGCATGGCGACACCTTGCTCGGTGAAGGCGTAGGATAAGTATCTCGAGTGTTGTCGGCGTCCTGTCTTTGAGATCACAGGTTGTGATTTCAAACGAAACATCCTCGATACTGATGTGATCATGCTCAGTGCGCCCCCTTGGTTCATGTGCTGGCCGCCCGCTGTGCGGGTTCTGTCTTGCGCCAGCTCCTAACCTGGGGGATTCTGCCGTGAGCCTCGCGCCATTCGTGTGGCGGGATGTGCATTCGGCAGTTCTGCAAGCGGGGTGAACTCTATTTGAGTTGGCGGGTTTGTGTCAATGCGGATGGCAAGACTTCAAATAGAGGGCGGTCACGCTGGTTGCAGTGATGAGTGATGAGTGATGAGTGATGAGTGATGAGTGATGGGGCGTGGACCTGTCGCCCTTGCGCATCCTTAGCGAAGCGATTTAGTCGAAATTCTTAATAGGCTCATCGCGTTCTTACGCCTCCGCGAGTACCGCTCGGTTGCGTCCTTGCTCCTTGGCGCGGTATAGCGCTTCGTCTGCGGCTTTGACGAGTTGGTCTGGGCTGCGTCCTTCGGCGGGTGTCAGAGCGGCTACGCCTATGCTACAGCTTACGCAGCCGAATTCGGATGGTTGGTGGGACAGTGCCAGGTTTTCGAGTGCGAGGCAGATGCGCCGTGCTATTGCCAGTGCGTCTTCGCCGTTCGAGGCGGGGGCGATGAAGGCGAACTCTTCGCCGCCGTAGCGTGCAACTAAGTCGCCCGTGCGGCAGACTTGGTCACGCAACACGGCGGCGACGCGGCGCAGGCATTCGTCGCCTGCCGGATGACCGTAGTGGTCGTTGTATCGTTTGAACCAGTCTATGTCCAGCAGCGCCACCGCGAGCGGATGTCCGGCGCGAGCGGCGCGACTCCATTCGCTGGCTAGCACTTCATCGAAACGGCGGCGGTTAGCAATGCCGGTCAGGGCATCGGTGACGCTTAGCGTCTCCAGTCGTTCGTTGGCGGCCTTGAGTTCTTCGGTGCGTTGCAACACGCGCGCTTCCAGCACGCGCTCGTGCGATTGCAGGTGTTCGACCAGATGTTGCTGGGCGGCGGCTTTTTCCCGGCGCAGGGTGTTGAAGCGATCAGCCAGTGCCAATGCCAGCAGTAACATCTCCAGCGCGGAGCCGTATTCCACGCCGTAGGCGGTGAGTAGGTTGGTCGGCAATAAACCTAGGCCGCGCATCACAAGCACCGCCGCGCCCAGCAGCAACATGGAGAAGGCCAGCGCGAAGAAGATCGCGCTGCGTTGGCGTTTGACCACCGCGCAATATAGGCTGGTGGCCAGCACCAGCAGCATGGTTAGACCGATCAGCGCGATGGTGGGTGGGATGAGCGCGCGCAGGGAGAAGAAAAAACCTAGCGGGGCCAAAAAGAACAGGGCGATCAGCGCCTTGAATAGGCGGTCGAGCTTAGGCAGATTGCGGGTGGTATCGAGCATCCGGCGCATGAACAGCAAGCCATTCGCTACCGCCAGCGATAAGAAGACGCCGCTGGAGATGTCCGCCCAGAAGGTGGTCTCCGGCCACAGGAATTCCTTGGCCATGCCGTACTCGGCGGAGAACGCCAGCACGGTGCTGACGGCGAAGGTGACGTAGAGCAGGTAGATGCTGTCGCGCAGGGCGATGAATAGCAGCAGGTTGAACAGGATCATCGCGGTCGCCATGCCGAAATACCACGATTGCGCGAGATAGTCGTTGCGCTCGTGGTGGTGAAAGGCGGTTGGCTCCCACAATGTGGCGGGGACGATGAGGGGCGTGAGCGATTGAACCCGCAGGTAGTAAGTCTGTTCGGCATGGGGCGGCAAGGCCAGCGGGAACACGAATCCTCGATTGGCGTAGCCGCGCGTGTCGAAAGGCTGAGCGTTGCCAGTGTCCACAAGGCGATAGCCGCCGTCCGCCAGCGGGCTGAAAAATCGCACCGAGGACAGGATGGGATAGTCAATCTGTAGCATCCGCGCCAGCGGCTGGTCGGTCGGATTCGATAGCGTCAGCCGTAGCCAATAGGCCGAGCGCGTCAGGCCGTGGTTGATGGCGGCGGCAGAGGGGGCGCTAGTTTCAAAGCGCGGCGCGATCGCCGGGCTGCGAACCTCATCCAGTGTCAGTGCGGTGGAAGCGTCTTCCAGAGAGGCGAAATATCCAGTGAGCGAAACGGACGGCTGACCAGCGAGGCTGGCATCCAGCAACCTGTCTTGAGCAAGGGCGAGCTGGCTCTGTGATAGGCTCACAAGCAACGACACCAGCAATCCGACCCAGAGGTATGTGCGCATGGCAGCTATCTGCAAAACATGAAAAAAGTGGCGGCAAGTATAACGCCGCTGACTCGATCGCATAGGCGTAGCGTCATCAGAGCAGGTATGGTTGCAAGCTGATTCGCCCGCAATCCCACGCAAGTCATCGCTTCTTCTCTTGGTCGCTCCTCGTATCTCTCGACCTCATCGCCGATTTCAAGCAGAATCGCCCAATCGCGTTCGGGCGGCATGGGTCGCTCACTACTGAACCTAGCCTAGCCGCACAGTTATCATCGAAGAGAAAGTTATGACACAGACCAATTCCCCCGCAAGCAATCCCGTGAGTACCTTATGGCGGAACGAGCGCGTGCGGCGCATCGCTAAGCGCACGTCCATCGCGTTCGGTGGACTTATGCTGCTGTTCGGCTTGGTCGGCTACTTCTGGCTGCCGGGCTATGCCAAGTCGCAACTGGAGACGGCGCTGAGTGCGGAGTTCAAGCGTCCGGTGACGGTCGAGCGCATCGTCGTTTCGCCATACGCGCTGACGGTCACCGTTGAAGGTTTCAAAGTGGGCGATGTGGTGTCGGTGGGCAGTGTGCGGGTGAATCTGTCGTCGACCTCGCTGTTCCGGCTGATGCCCATCGTGTCCGAAGTGACTATCGATCAGCCTAAGTTTCATCTGGTGCGCGTTTCCGAGAACCGTTTGAACATCTCCGATCTGCTCGATCAATGGGCGGCGAAGCCTACAAGTAACGAGCCGACGCCGCATTTCTCGGTGAGCAACATCACGCTGAACGAAGGGCAGGTGGAGTGGGTCGATCAGGTGGTCAACGAGACGCAGACCGTCAGCCATATCCATCTCGGCGTGCCGTTCATCGCCAACACGCCGTCGCAGGAAGAGGTCTATGTGCAGCCTGCGTTCAGCGCCCATCTCAATGGGGCTGATTTCAGTCTGTCTGGCAAAGTGCGCCCATTCTCGGCGGGGCAGGATGCGTCACTGGCGGTGGAGTTGGATGACTTCGATCTGACGCGCATCAGCGGCTACGTCAAATCGCCGCTCGCGCTGGAATCCGCGCTGCTCAGCACCAAGCTGCAAGTACAGTTCCAGCGCCGCAACGGTGGTGCGGATTCGCTGAATGTGGCGGGCGATCTGGCGGTGAAGAAATTCAAGGGCACGCTGACCGCGCAGAAGCTGGGCATCGATGTGCCGCTGCTCAGCTTGAGCGGCATCAACGCCGACGTGTTTGCCCAGAAAGTGGCGGTACAACACATTGCGATCCAAGCGCAGGCAGACGCGGCTCCGGCGTTGAGCCGTACGGGAACCCGCTTCTTGCGCTGGCAAGCGCTGAGTCTGGACACCTTGGCGGTGGATTTGAAAGCGAAACTGGCGCAAGTCGGCGGGGTGAAGCTGGCCGCGCCGGAACTGGATCTGGCGCGCACTCCTGCGGGCAAGCTGGACATCGTCGAGACCTTCGCCGCGCCCGCGACTACACCGCCCGCTAAACTGGCCAAGGCAGAAAAGACCGAGGCACCCGCTGCCGCGCCTGCCTGGAACTGGTCGCTGGATAAGTTCGTGCTCGAAGCTGGCAAGCTGCAATTCGTGGATCAAGGCCGCAAGGGCGCGCACGCGCTGACGTTGGCTGACTTGCAGATCGAGACTGGCAAGCTGACCAGCCTCGCGCCGCCGCCTATTCCGGTGAAGCTCAAGGCTACGGTGAACGAGCATGGCTCGCTGGCTGCGGAAGGCAATGTCACTCTGGCGGGGCAGGCCGATCTCAAGCTGGATGCACAGCGCTTCGACCTGGTCGCTCTGCAAGGCTGGGCGACGGAAGGTTTGAACGCGGTGCTGACGCGCGGCGATGCTAGTTTTACCGGCGACATCCATGCCGCCAGCGGTCAGGTCAAACTGGATGGCGAC from Ferriphaselus amnicola includes these protein-coding regions:
- a CDS encoding DUF748 domain-containing protein encodes the protein MTQTNSPASNPVSTLWRNERVRRIAKRTSIAFGGLMLLFGLVGYFWLPGYAKSQLETALSAEFKRPVTVERIVVSPYALTVTVEGFKVGDVVSVGSVRVNLSSTSLFRLMPIVSEVTIDQPKFHLVRVSENRLNISDLLDQWAAKPTSNEPTPHFSVSNITLNEGQVEWVDQVVNETQTVSHIHLGVPFIANTPSQEEVYVQPAFSAHLNGADFSLSGKVRPFSAGQDASLAVELDDFDLTRISGYVKSPLALESALLSTKLQVQFQRRNGGADSLNVAGDLAVKKFKGTLTAQKLGIDVPLLSLSGINADVFAQKVAVQHIAIQAQADAAPALSRTGTRFLRWQALSLDTLAVDLKAKLAQVGGVKLAAPELDLARTPAGKLDIVETFAAPATTPPAKLAKAEKTEAPAAAPAWNWSLDKFVLEAGKLQFVDQGRKGAHALTLADLQIETGKLTSLAPPPIPVKLKATVNEHGSLAAEGNVTLAGQADLKLDAQRFDLVALQGWATEGLNAVLTRGDASFTGDIHAASGQVKLDGDVVLNDFNVLDPLNSEDMLRWKQLRVDKLALNTQPFSVNIGEVSLRDFYAQLLVNSKGQLNLKGIVNKPAEPVAAPAPASSVAAATPAPVSTASVKPAPALPIRIGKITLANGAVDFNDEFIKPNYSVRLSSLKGNIGTLAAGKQSSVEISGKVDKSAPLHIAGWVDPFAAQLSLNLQASARGLDLPTLSGYSGHYLGYPIEKGKLSVDVSYLIDKGELKAQNKIFLDQLTLGEKLENSSVLDIPIRLAISLLKNSRGEIDLDLPLSGSLNDPQFSIGGIVVKVLVNLVVKAVTAPFALLGSLFGSGEDLSNLAFAAGVSRLTPEMDGSLQSLSKAMADRPGLKMEITGVADVVADREGLKHELMMRKVKARKLGDSARRGKSSVSVDEVVVTPEEYPDLLEKVYSDEDIKAKPRNAIGMQKSISVAEMEALLLAHIGVTDADLSELADARGRAVQNWLTSTGGVAVERVFLLSSHVGTADKDLPPSRVSFSIR
- a CDS encoding sensor domain-containing diguanylate cyclase, translated to MRTYLWVGLLVSLLVSLSQSQLALAQDRLLDASLAGQPSVSLTGYFASLEDASTALTLDEVRSPAIAPRFETSAPSAAAINHGLTRSAYWLRLTLSNPTDQPLARMLQIDYPILSSVRFFSPLADGGYRLVDTGNAQPFDTRGYANRGFVFPLALPPHAEQTYYLRVQSLTPLIVPATLWEPTAFHHHERNDYLAQSWYFGMATAMILFNLLLFIALRDSIYLLYVTFAVSTVLAFSAEYGMAKEFLWPETTFWADISSGVFLSLAVANGLLFMRRMLDTTRNLPKLDRLFKALIALFFLAPLGFFFSLRALIPPTIALIGLTMLLVLATSLYCAVVKRQRSAIFFALAFSMLLLGAAVLVMRGLGLLPTNLLTAYGVEYGSALEMLLLALALADRFNTLRREKAAAQQHLVEHLQSHERVLEARVLQRTEELKAANERLETLSVTDALTGIANRRRFDEVLASEWSRAARAGHPLAVALLDIDWFKRYNDHYGHPAGDECLRRVAAVLRDQVCRTGDLVARYGGEEFAFIAPASNGEDALAIARRICLALENLALSHQPSEFGCVSCSIGVAALTPAEGRSPDQLVKAADEALYRAKEQGRNRAVLAEA